The proteins below come from a single Chryseobacterium bernardetii genomic window:
- a CDS encoding META domain-containing protein: protein MKKALIILSLGILVIGCNNGQKSTSAKNDSVSQPEEVAQTPDLFGKEWKLIELNNAPIKIDTAFKKEPMITFNKDNNQLNGNGGCNGFGGSFKTEGNDGIEISLTGATMMSCPNLEVETKFLDILKQSKHYSLSGNTLELKDKDQKITAKLEVK, encoded by the coding sequence ATGAAAAAAGCCTTAATTATCCTTTCACTTGGAATTCTTGTGATAGGTTGTAACAATGGTCAAAAAAGTACGAGTGCTAAAAACGATTCAGTCAGCCAGCCCGAAGAAGTAGCTCAGACCCCTGATTTATTTGGCAAGGAATGGAAACTTATAGAACTTAATAATGCACCGATTAAAATTGATACCGCTTTCAAAAAAGAGCCCATGATTACTTTTAATAAGGACAATAACCAGTTAAATGGTAATGGAGGATGTAATGGATTTGGAGGAAGCTTTAAGACGGAAGGGAATGATGGTATTGAAATATCTCTGACCGGAGCAACGATGATGTCGTGTCCTAACCTTGAAGTCGAGACAAAATTTTTAGATATCTTAAAGCAAAGTAAGCATTATAGCCTAAGCGGTAATACTCTTGAATTAAAAGATAAAGATCAAAAAATAACAGCTAAATTAGAAGTTAAGTAA
- a CDS encoding NAD(P)-dependent alcohol dehydrogenase, whose product MSKNIKSKGYAGKGEKGKLELWSFERRPVGDNDILIEIKYSGVCHSDIHTIRGHWGKQQYPQVPGHEIAGIVSAVGKNVTKFKVGDKAGVGCMVDSCMHCDSCKKGEEHHCETTGMVGTYGVPEKSSPTGITQGGYADNIVVTEHFAIKIPDNIHLQYAAPLLCAGITTYSPLMRAKFKKGDKVGIAGIGGLGHIAIKLAVSKGAEVYAFTTSPSKVNDIKGFGAKEVIVVDSIDKLQPYLGKLDYMLSTIPYAFDLSSYAACVKPYGFFTQVGQPIGGLFTVDNGKFMFDRVNYNSSLIGGIPETQEVMDYCAENKIYPQIQIIKAEEVNEAWEKVVNKEARYRYVIDVETI is encoded by the coding sequence ATGAGTAAGAATATAAAATCAAAAGGATACGCCGGAAAAGGCGAAAAAGGGAAACTGGAATTATGGAGCTTTGAGCGCAGACCAGTTGGCGACAACGATATTCTAATTGAAATCAAATACTCCGGTGTCTGCCATTCTGATATTCATACTATCAGAGGACATTGGGGAAAACAGCAGTACCCACAAGTGCCTGGACACGAAATAGCGGGTATAGTTAGCGCAGTCGGTAAAAACGTGACCAAATTCAAAGTTGGCGACAAAGCGGGCGTAGGCTGTATGGTAGATAGCTGTATGCACTGCGATAGCTGTAAAAAAGGAGAAGAACACCATTGTGAAACTACCGGAATGGTAGGTACATACGGCGTACCCGAAAAATCATCGCCCACTGGGATAACACAGGGAGGCTATGCCGATAATATCGTGGTGACAGAACATTTTGCCATCAAAATTCCTGATAATATACACCTGCAATATGCAGCACCGTTGCTTTGCGCAGGGATTACCACCTATTCGCCACTGATGAGAGCCAAATTCAAAAAAGGCGATAAGGTAGGTATTGCAGGTATTGGCGGTTTAGGACATATAGCTATCAAATTAGCAGTTTCAAAAGGTGCGGAAGTGTACGCATTTACCACATCGCCATCCAAAGTAAACGATATTAAAGGTTTCGGAGCAAAAGAAGTTATCGTAGTGGACAGCATTGATAAATTACAACCTTATCTGGGTAAGCTGGATTATATGCTTTCCACTATTCCCTATGCTTTTGACCTTTCAAGCTATGCCGCTTGTGTGAAGCCTTATGGTTTCTTTACGCAGGTTGGACAACCAATTGGAGGCTTATTTACCGTTGATAACGGCAAGTTTATGTTTGACCGTGTGAATTATAATTCTTCGCTCATTGGCGGTATTCCCGAAACACAGGAGGTAATGGACTATTGTGCAGAAAACAAAATCTATCCGCAAATCCAGATTATCAAAGCTGAAGAAGTAAACGAGGCTTGGGAGAAAGTGGTAAATAAAGAAGCCCGTTATAGGTATGTAATTGATGTTGAAACGATATAG
- a CDS encoding low affinity iron permease family protein gives MENKHKNLFDRFADWAVCFTGSAGAFVGSSILVIVWAITGPIFKYSDTWQMVINTGTTIITFLMVFLIQKAQNKDSKAIQIKLNELISANKEANNRLVDIEDLTEEELDRLHQQYEKVAKSKEEKNQSKDLN, from the coding sequence ATGGAAAATAAACATAAAAATCTGTTTGATCGCTTTGCGGATTGGGCAGTATGTTTCACAGGAAGTGCAGGCGCATTTGTTGGCTCTAGCATTTTAGTTATTGTATGGGCTATTACAGGGCCAATCTTTAAGTATTCTGATACGTGGCAAATGGTAATTAATACGGGAACAACCATTATTACTTTTTTAATGGTATTTCTAATACAGAAAGCACAAAATAAGGATTCAAAAGCCATCCAGATAAAGTTAAACGAATTGATCTCTGCTAATAAGGAAGCTAACAATAGGCTTGTTGATATTGAAGATCTTACAGAAGAAGAGCTCGACCGTCTTCATCAACAATATGAAAAAGTTGCTAAATCTAAAGAGGAAAAAAATCAGTCTAAAGATTTGAACTGA
- a CDS encoding metallophosphoesterase, with protein sequence MKDRKSRKFVMGDIHGAYKALVQCLQRSGFNYQNDTLIQLGDIADGHNEVYECVEELLKIKNLIAIKGNHDAWFQEFIQTDFHPVSWNYGGKGTIESYLKYKDGPKVCFSKGSGFKTSLNSSDIPPLHRQFFQKQKLFYILENICFVHAGFDRYLDFHEQSEKNYYWDRRLWTEALSHADEGKKVDTFEMITHFKSIYIGHTSTLNWDTVQPMTALNITNLDTGAGSNGKLTMLNIDTKQIWQSDPLDTLYKDCKCIAHINK encoded by the coding sequence ATGAAAGATAGGAAATCAAGAAAATTTGTAATGGGCGACATTCATGGAGCTTACAAAGCGTTGGTACAATGTTTACAAAGGTCCGGATTTAACTATCAAAATGATACCTTAATTCAGCTCGGTGATATAGCCGATGGCCATAACGAAGTCTACGAATGTGTCGAGGAACTTTTAAAAATTAAAAATCTGATAGCGATTAAGGGAAACCATGACGCATGGTTCCAAGAGTTTATCCAGACTGATTTTCATCCTGTATCATGGAATTATGGTGGAAAAGGAACAATAGAATCTTATCTGAAATACAAAGATGGTCCAAAGGTGTGCTTTTCCAAAGGATCAGGATTTAAAACTTCATTAAACTCTTCTGATATCCCACCATTGCATCGGCAGTTTTTTCAGAAACAGAAGCTTTTTTATATTTTAGAAAATATATGCTTTGTTCATGCTGGTTTTGATCGATACCTCGATTTCCATGAGCAGTCAGAAAAAAATTACTATTGGGATCGCAGGCTATGGACTGAAGCCCTAAGCCATGCAGATGAAGGAAAAAAAGTCGATACCTTTGAAATGATTACTCATTTTAAAAGCATCTACATAGGTCATACATCTACCCTAAATTGGGATACTGTTCAACCAATGACGGCTTTAAATATTACCAATTTGGATACAGGAGCGGGATCGAATGGAAAATTGACTATGTTAAATATTGATACGAAACAAATTTGGCAATCAGATCCGCTAGATACACTTTACAAAGATTGCAAATGCATCGCACACATAAACAAATAA
- a CDS encoding ADP-ribosyltransferase-containing protein produces the protein MDIRPILQPSTHTLYHGTNSDFNEFSLEYLGQNTHWDNCHRGIHFTQEINMAQLFGEKVLECHVNLKKPLNLNEVFDFADQAPDIVNIIFEENISDTGEALEFIDESIGMGEYMEFMEAFNSEDNLRQFKERGYDHIISRFSRDKVEFCVFDPANITIVNKNIMSLFPESEYLSILPANSRQIDNIIRALHSNEPREIDNLCRQLRKNIDSIPNIIDGFDIDKMKKLQILAGIDNTPGYLSYSINKGKLYRELSEYLDRKSPVLKLSAEKAKNQGLRGSVTQTVSLD, from the coding sequence ATGGATATAAGACCAATTTTACAGCCTAGTACGCATACCTTATATCATGGTACAAATAGTGACTTTAATGAATTTTCCCTGGAATATCTAGGTCAGAATACACATTGGGATAATTGCCATCGGGGGATTCATTTCACCCAAGAAATTAATATGGCTCAACTCTTCGGAGAAAAAGTTTTAGAGTGCCATGTTAATTTAAAAAAACCATTGAATTTGAATGAAGTGTTTGATTTCGCGGATCAAGCACCCGATATTGTAAATATTATATTTGAGGAAAATATCTCAGATACAGGGGAAGCTTTGGAATTTATTGATGAAAGTATTGGAATGGGCGAATATATGGAGTTTATGGAAGCCTTTAACTCCGAAGATAATCTAAGACAATTTAAAGAACGTGGTTATGACCACATTATCTCAAGATTCTCGCGCGATAAAGTTGAATTTTGTGTTTTCGACCCAGCTAACATTACCATTGTAAACAAAAACATTATGTCTCTCTTTCCAGAGAGTGAATATCTTTCTATTCTTCCGGCAAATTCCCGACAGATCGATAATATTATCAGGGCATTACATTCCAATGAACCCAGAGAAATCGATAATCTTTGCAGACAATTGCGCAAGAATATTGATAGTATTCCTAATATCATTGATGGTTTTGACATAGATAAAATGAAAAAGCTACAGATCCTTGCAGGAATAGATAATACCCCCGGCTACTTATCTTACTCTATAAATAAGGGAAAACTATATAGAGAATTGTCAGAATATTTAGATAGAAAATCTCCTGTGTTGAAATTGTCAGCAGAGAAGGCTAAAAATCAGGGTCTAAGAGGGAGTGTAACTCAAACTGTGTCATTGGATTAG
- a CDS encoding immunity 22 family protein — MSKLHIWLGNFKSEKELEKYLDQKEYLRAWAVYDCEPPTGNEDGEPSEELRCDFCKEVDFDIYDEDAMIMKYYNESIDINTVANDILIDKRELEILCKKHKINDFNSVVAYQSNDLAEKDASGSKTVKYIGKVPQVSIEAATDVKIHYLWIGDHKIDKNNILKQAAIDKKSVVKVNYFHTAKKGKLDEVLILQIEDYNVAEKMILKVDELNLHTANSILDLIVKGAINLDGEQIGNLLNMKYIGKFDTDDLA; from the coding sequence ATGAGTAAATTGCATATATGGCTTGGGAATTTTAAATCTGAGAAAGAACTAGAAAAATATTTGGATCAGAAGGAATATTTAAGGGCATGGGCTGTTTATGATTGTGAGCCACCAACTGGAAATGAAGATGGTGAACCTAGCGAAGAATTGCGTTGTGATTTTTGTAAAGAAGTTGATTTTGATATCTATGATGAAGATGCTATGATAATGAAATATTATAATGAATCTATTGATATCAACACTGTAGCTAATGATATCCTTATTGACAAAAGAGAACTTGAAATATTGTGTAAGAAACATAAAATCAATGACTTTAACTCAGTAGTAGCATATCAGAGCAATGACTTAGCTGAAAAAGATGCCTCTGGGTCCAAAACAGTTAAGTACATTGGGAAGGTTCCACAAGTTTCGATTGAAGCAGCTACTGATGTTAAGATTCATTATTTATGGATAGGGGACCATAAAATAGATAAGAACAATATCCTTAAACAAGCTGCCATTGATAAAAAGAGTGTGGTAAAAGTGAATTACTTCCATACTGCGAAAAAAGGAAAACTTGATGAAGTTTTAATCCTTCAAATCGAGGACTATAATGTTGCTGAGAAAATGATTTTAAAAGTTGATGAATTAAACCTCCATACTGCCAATTCGATACTAGATTTAATAGTTAAAGGTGCTATTAATTTAGACGGTGAACAGATCGGCAACTTGCTAAATATGAAATATATCGGAAAGTTTGATACGGATGATCTAGCGTGA
- a CDS encoding IS256 family transposase: MKEKDPFDFERFKAEAMQGLYEGKSLSPNDGVLAPLMKHLLESMMDGELENHLNEEKASGNSNRRNGKTKKTVRGLNTGTFELETGRDRSGTFEPKVVPKRQLIITEQLEGHVLSMYAKGMSTRAISEFIREMYAMEISATEISRITESVLPAVNEWRSRPLEAVYPFVFLDCMHIKVRQNGTVESRAIYNILGVGMDGRKDLIGLYSSENEGAKFWLSVLTDLKQRGVEDILIACIDGLKGFPEAIEAIFPKTKIQLCIVHQIRTSMRYVTEKDKKLVMEDLKPVYKAVNEEIGYENLLSFEEKWGKKYPLAAKSWMDNWTNLSTFFEYEDQVRKIIYTTNPIEGMHRQIRKIIKSKGAFSSEQALMKLMYLIIKDIAKKWTMPMHNWGLTISQLYIRFGDRLKLERGF, encoded by the coding sequence ATGAAAGAAAAAGACCCATTCGACTTTGAACGCTTCAAGGCAGAAGCCATGCAAGGTCTTTACGAAGGTAAAAGTTTGTCTCCCAATGATGGCGTCCTAGCGCCGTTAATGAAGCATCTGTTGGAATCAATGATGGATGGAGAACTGGAAAACCATTTGAACGAAGAGAAAGCTTCGGGCAATAGCAACCGGCGAAATGGCAAGACAAAAAAGACTGTCCGAGGCCTTAACACTGGGACATTTGAACTGGAAACAGGCCGTGATAGATCCGGCACATTCGAGCCTAAGGTAGTACCTAAAAGGCAATTAATCATTACTGAACAGCTTGAGGGACACGTGCTGAGCATGTATGCCAAAGGAATGAGCACACGGGCGATAAGTGAGTTTATTCGCGAAATGTATGCTATGGAGATCTCTGCCACAGAAATATCGCGTATTACCGAAAGTGTACTTCCAGCTGTAAATGAATGGCGTAGTAGGCCTCTTGAAGCTGTTTATCCCTTTGTATTCCTGGACTGCATGCACATTAAAGTTCGCCAGAATGGAACTGTTGAATCAAGAGCTATTTATAACATACTGGGAGTTGGTATGGATGGTAGAAAAGATCTGATCGGTCTTTATAGCTCAGAAAATGAGGGAGCTAAGTTCTGGCTTTCAGTTCTTACGGATCTAAAGCAACGTGGTGTTGAAGACATCCTTATTGCTTGTATTGATGGTCTAAAAGGGTTTCCTGAGGCCATAGAAGCTATTTTTCCAAAAACAAAGATCCAGTTGTGTATTGTTCACCAAATCAGAACAAGTATGCGCTATGTAACTGAGAAAGATAAAAAGCTTGTTATGGAGGATTTAAAGCCAGTCTATAAAGCCGTGAACGAAGAAATAGGTTATGAGAACCTCTTGTCTTTCGAAGAAAAATGGGGTAAGAAATATCCGCTTGCTGCCAAATCCTGGATGGATAATTGGACCAATCTTTCTACTTTCTTTGAGTACGAGGATCAGGTTCGCAAGATTATATACACCACAAATCCGATCGAGGGAATGCACCGTCAGATACGAAAAATTATTAAGTCTAAAGGAGCTTTCAGCTCTGAACAGGCGCTCATGAAATTGATGTATTTAATTATTAAAGATATTGCAAAAAAATGGACGATGCCAATGCATAACTGGGGCTTGACCATATCCCAACTTTATATTAGATTTGGGGATAGACTCAAATTAGAAAGAGGTTTTTAA
- the mobC gene encoding conjugal transfer protein MobC produces MMQEDDLRGLAKIMAFMRAVSILLVLMNFYWFCYSFFHDQGWTLEVLERILKNFQRTSGLFSHPLYTKLFALILLALSCLGTKGVKNEKIRWRNINTCLIIGSILYFLNFPIIQISTSLYMLTTSVGFILIMVAGLWMSRLLKSRLLDDPFNNENESFMQETRLIENEFSVNLPTKFYYKGKWNDGYINVVNPFRATIVAGTPGSGKSWAIINNYIKQHIELGFSMYVFDFKFDDLSVIVYNHLLKHTDKYKVKPKFYVINFDDPRRSHRCNPLSPSFLTDISDAYESAYTIMLNLNRTWIQKQGDFFVESPIILLASIIWFLKIYQGGKYCTFPHAIELLNKKYADLFTILTSYPELENYLSPFLDAWEGGAQDQLQGQIASAKIPLSRIISPKLYWVMSGDDFSLDINNPDEPKILCVGSNPDRQNIYSAALGLYNSRIVRLINKKKQLKCSLIIDELPQFFFRGLDNLIASARSNLISVCLGLQDYSMLTRDYGDKESKVIQNIVGNIFAGQVVGDTAKTLSERFGKIVQKRQSISINRNDTSSSISTQLDSLIPASKISTLSQGMFVGAVADNFDEKIDQKIFHCQIVVDNEKVKNEMKHYKPIPQIRSFLSETGEDVMEKEIDANYRQIKLDVSIIIANELERIKNDPELAHLVHQG; encoded by the coding sequence ATTATGCAAGAAGACGATTTACGTGGATTGGCCAAAATTATGGCATTCATGCGCGCAGTAAGTATTTTACTGGTGCTAATGAATTTTTATTGGTTCTGCTATTCCTTTTTTCACGACCAGGGATGGACACTTGAAGTTTTGGAACGAATACTAAAGAATTTTCAAAGAACCTCCGGGCTGTTCTCTCATCCCCTATATACCAAGTTATTTGCCCTGATTTTATTGGCTCTAAGCTGTTTGGGCACAAAGGGAGTAAAAAATGAAAAGATAAGATGGAGAAATATCAATACTTGCCTTATCATAGGCTCAATCCTTTACTTCTTAAATTTCCCTATTATCCAAATTTCCACTTCACTCTACATGCTTACGACTTCCGTTGGGTTTATCCTAATTATGGTTGCCGGATTATGGATGAGCAGATTGCTGAAAAGCAGATTACTGGATGATCCATTTAACAACGAAAATGAGAGTTTCATGCAGGAAACCCGTCTGATCGAAAATGAATTCTCAGTTAACCTACCTACAAAATTCTACTATAAGGGTAAATGGAACGATGGGTATATTAATGTCGTTAATCCTTTTCGTGCAACAATAGTTGCTGGCACGCCAGGATCTGGAAAAAGTTGGGCAATCATAAACAACTATATCAAGCAACACATTGAACTTGGATTTTCAATGTATGTCTTCGACTTTAAGTTTGATGATCTTTCTGTTATCGTATATAACCATTTATTAAAACATACAGATAAATACAAGGTAAAGCCAAAGTTCTATGTGATCAACTTTGATGACCCACGTCGAAGTCACCGATGTAACCCTCTAAGCCCATCATTTCTGACAGATATATCTGATGCATACGAATCAGCATATACCATAATGTTAAACTTAAACAGAACATGGATTCAGAAACAAGGTGATTTTTTTGTAGAATCCCCCATCATTCTCCTTGCATCGATTATCTGGTTTCTTAAAATATACCAAGGGGGTAAATACTGTACATTTCCACACGCCATTGAGCTTTTGAACAAAAAATACGCCGATCTTTTCACCATCCTTACCAGTTATCCTGAACTGGAAAACTATCTAAGTCCCTTCCTTGATGCGTGGGAAGGCGGAGCACAGGATCAGCTTCAGGGTCAGATCGCGTCGGCTAAAATACCATTGTCAAGAATTATATCCCCTAAACTATACTGGGTAATGAGCGGTGATGACTTTAGTCTTGACATAAATAATCCGGATGAACCAAAGATTCTTTGTGTAGGAAGTAATCCAGATAGACAGAACATATATTCGGCAGCACTAGGCTTATACAATTCAAGAATAGTACGATTGATCAATAAAAAGAAGCAATTAAAGTGCTCTTTAATCATAGACGAATTGCCACAATTTTTTTTCCGGGGCCTCGATAATCTGATAGCCAGTGCCAGATCCAATTTAATTTCTGTATGCCTGGGACTCCAGGATTACTCAATGTTGACGCGGGATTATGGTGATAAAGAGAGCAAAGTAATTCAAAATATTGTCGGCAATATTTTCGCTGGACAGGTCGTTGGAGATACCGCAAAAACACTTTCAGAAAGATTTGGTAAAATAGTACAAAAAAGACAGTCCATCAGCATAAACAGAAATGATACCAGTTCCTCTATTTCCACCCAGCTTGATAGCCTTATTCCTGCATCAAAGATCTCTACATTAAGCCAAGGTATGTTTGTTGGTGCCGTTGCAGATAATTTTGACGAAAAGATAGACCAGAAAATTTTTCATTGTCAAATTGTAGTCGATAATGAAAAAGTAAAAAATGAAATGAAACATTATAAGCCCATCCCACAGATTCGTTCTTTTCTTTCTGAGACCGGTGAAGATGTCATGGAAAAAGAAATTGATGCAAATTACCGTCAGATAAAACTTGATGTGTCAATTATCATTGCAAACGAACTGGAAAGAATCAAAAATGATCCCGAGCTAGCCCACTTAGTGCATCAGGGATAA
- a CDS encoding DUF2255 family protein → MSNTGYQFSPEELQSIVRADDLKIAPFRADGVTYGTPTWIWSVVVDNDLYVRAYNGQNSRWYQSAIEQKAGRIHAAGMIKDVLFETVNGNINEQIDEAYRKKYGNSPYLNAMINKQAKAATIKITSKEL, encoded by the coding sequence ATGAGTAATACAGGTTATCAATTCTCACCCGAAGAATTACAAAGTATAGTCAGGGCAGACGACCTGAAAATTGCCCCATTTCGGGCTGACGGCGTTACTTATGGTACGCCTACCTGGATTTGGTCAGTGGTAGTGGACAATGACCTATACGTTCGTGCCTATAACGGGCAAAATTCACGTTGGTATCAATCCGCCATCGAACAGAAAGCAGGTCGTATTCACGCCGCAGGAATGATTAAGGACGTTTTATTTGAAACGGTAAATGGCAACATCAATGAGCAAATTGATGAAGCCTATCGCAAAAAATATGGTAACAGCCCCTACCTCAATGCAATGATTAATAAACAGGCAAAGGCAGCTACAATAAAAATAACCTCGAAAGAATTATAA